The genomic DNA TAGCCTGAGAGAGATCAACCCCTGCGTCTTTCATCACATCCATTACTACCGGATGAATACCAGTTCCCGGCTGTGTTCCAGCCGAAATTCCAATGGCTTTGGAAGGATTTGCCAACTGATTAAAAAACGCCGCCGCCATCTGCGAACGTCCTGCATTATGCACACAGGCAAAAAGAATTATTTTTTGATTTCCAGAAGCCATTCTTTAATCCTTTTTCTAATTTGGTCTCTTACAGATCTGAATTTTTCTAATATCTCCTCATTTGTGCCTTTAAAGGCGGATGGATCATCAAAAGGCCAAGATAAAACATGCAGTGTCCCCGGAAACAATCGGGGACATTCTGCACTCGTCTGATCGCATACACTAATAACATAGCGAAAAGTCATTTTTCCTAAAAAAGCATTTAGTCCTTTAGAGGATTGATTACGGATATCAATTCCAACCTCATCCATAACCTGAATAG from bacterium includes the following:
- a CDS encoding arsenate reductase ArsC, with translation MRKDDILVLCTHNAARSQMAEGFLKHDVGDHFNIYSAGLTPTQVHPFAIQVMDEVGIDIRNQSSKGLNAFLGKMTFRYVISVCDQTSAECPRLFPGTLHVLSWPFDDPSAFKGTNEEILEKFRSVRDQIRKRIKEWLLEIKK